One Prunus dulcis unplaced genomic scaffold, ALMONDv2, whole genome shotgun sequence genomic window carries:
- the LOC117612708 gene encoding probable disease resistance protein At4g27220, giving the protein MDIVISIASKIAESLVTPIGREFGYLIYYDTNMKDLKDELKQLFEMKDGVQELVNAAKRNGEVINSNVQIWLTSVNKLIQKVLHFEEEVNMKRRFLYRWNISRKATKITQDVRHLQKERTFNNNVAHPAPPPMIWSTFKEGFKDFKSRMTCVNSVIEVLKNEEVRMIGICGMGGVGKTTMVKEIIKRLAGLKVFDNVVIAVVSQSPSIRKIQSEIAEQLGFTYDKEDTESGRARRLYGRLMEISRILIVLDDVWTELDFEAIGLPSGLTHKGCKVLLTSRNLEVCNAMGSQEIFTIPVLTPEESWELFREIIGQPLDYPDLAKRVTNECAGLPIAILTVAKAQENKRKYEWDDALKQLQSSAPGSISSMNDRVYSSIQWSYDRLESDEAKSCLLLCCLFPEDYDIPIEYLVRYGWGRGYFSNTDSVEEARNRVHSLVDKLQRRFLLLDSKLKDHTKMHDIVRDVAIQIASRDPHRFLIRCDAEKKGWPKIYDHYTTISLIPINIDEIPVGLDCPKLELLHLEGERYSENSMDIMCKGMKKLKVLALVDVRGISALPSSLGLLKSLRTLSLNGCLLTDISDVIGSLENLEILSFRECVNMLELPREIGLLKHLRLLDITDCNRLQKIPHGLLSSLSSLEELYMENSFHIWEQSAAKSEDKRMASLVEVMSLSNHLKVLVIVIPDFNFFPKDFYLTIQTTIRFHISNRTFQPWIIAHIPSTRTGCYAFENKLDIVRSDATEFMEIQTVQLLFKKCEDLILQGIKNLKYVLNELDQEGLQHLKVLRISGCPEIEYLVNGASWTQQTAFPLIQSIELKWMPELRAICHDQLPQSSFINLRSLELLYCPVLKYVFSLSVASNLVQLQSLLVVRCPQMKEIVSKEWREHETASDIIAFPKLTNLTLNYLSDEFVGFYEANKLYSNHEDQNVVGTSYDEHQSSRSFERAVFPSKCILWLQNLEEVKLKYSNVDVVFNLKGHMVRDGQAVPAFSHLQNLFIRPSRCQHLWKNIPRGFQGFQNLRYLKIEDGRDLQYVFPHSIARLLVNLEELNIAQCWEMETIVRSADENEKEDQTSVTLFPKLNSFDLDALPSLESLCPDASTSLCSTAKVMSVKSCDKLKTLASVIPQIKKLEKDSTAHHEDEDEGISSGSCGCTPYSCGPMTKPTSRRNIVQILPRPVNQEVAPTNLEQDSDNYDNLERLSVQSCKSLEVVFQL; this is encoded by the exons ATGGATATTGTTATTTCAATTGCGTCCAAAATTGCAGAGTCCTTGGTGACACCAATAGGCAGAGAATTTGGCTATTTGATTTACTATGATACCAACATGAAAGATCTAAAGGATGAACTTAAACAGCTTTTTGAGATGAAAGATGGGGTGCAAGAATTGGTCAATGCTGCCAAAAGGAATGGTGAAGTTATCAACTCTAATGTTCAAATTTGGCTAACAAGTGTTAACAAGTTAATTCAGAAAGTGTTGCATTTTGAGGAAGAAGTCAACATGAAAAGGCGATTCTTGTACCGGTGGAACATAAGTAGGAAAGCCACTAAGATTACACAAGATGTTCGTCAtctccaaaaagaaagaacattcAATAATAATGTTGCCCATCCTGCACCTCCACCGATGATATGGTCAACATTCAAAGAAggttttaaggattttaaATCCAGAATGACATGTGTGAATAGCGTGATAGAGGTTTTGAAGAATGAAGAAGTTAGAATGATTGGGATTTGTGGTATGGGGGGTGTGGGTAAAACCACAATGGTGAAAGAAATCATCAAAAGATTGGCAGGATTGAAAGTATTCGATAATGTTGTGATAGCAGTCGTGTCTCAAAGCCCAAGCATTCGGAAGATTCAATCAGAAATTGCAGAGCAGCTGGGGTTTACATATGACAAGGAGGATACTGAAAGTGGAAGAGCGCGAAGGCTCTACGGAAGACTCATGGAAATAAGTAGGATCCTGATTGTATTAGATGATGTGTGGACAGAGCTCGATTTTGAGGCTATAGGACTTCCTTCTGGACTTACTCATAAAGGGTGCAAGGTTTTGTTGACCTCACGAAACTTGGAAGTGTGCAACGCAATGGGAAGTCAAGAAatttttacaatcccagtTTTAACACCAGAGGAATCATGGGAACTCTTCCGTGAAATCATAGGTCAACCCTTGGACTATCCTGATTTGGCAAAACGAGTCACGAATGAGTGTGCAGGTTTACCTATTGCTATTTTAACTGTTGCGAAAGCACAAGAAAATAAGAGGAAGTATGAATGGGATGATGCCCTCAAACAGCTACAAAGTTCAGCTCCTGGAAGCATCTCTTCGATGAATGACAGAGTTTATTCAAGCATACAATGGAGTTATGATAGATTGGAGAGTGATGAAGCGAAGTCATGCCTTTTGCTTTGTTGTTTATTTCCTGAAGATTATGATATTCCAATTGAGTATTTGGTTAGATATGGATGGGGTCGAGGGTATTTTAGTAACACTGATTCAGTGGAAGAAGCAAGAAATAGAGTGCATTCTTTGGTTGACAAACTTCAAAGAAGGTTTTTGTTGCTAGATAGCAAATTGAAAGACCATACCAAGATGCATGACATAGTTCGTGATGTTGCCATACAAATTGCCTCAAGAGATCCACATAGATTTCTAATAAGATGTGATGCTGAAAAGAAAGGGTGGCCAAAGATATACGACCATTACACAACAATCTCACTGATACCAATTAATATTGATGAGATCCCAGTTGGTCTGGATTGTCCAAAACTTGAGCTTCTACACTTAGAAGGTGAACGTTATTCGGAAAATAGCATGGACATCATGTGTAAAGGGATGAAAAAGCTGAAGGTTTTAGCATTGGTAGACGTGCGTGGGATATCAGCCTTGCCAAGTTCACTAGGACTACTGAAGAGCCTTCGAACCTTGTCCCTAAATGGTTGTCTTTTAACAGATATATCTGATGTTATTGGAAGTTTGGAAAATTTAGAGATCCTCAGCTTTCGTGAATGCGTTAACATGTTAGAGTTGCCGAGGGAAATTGGACTTCTTAAACATTTAAGGTTGTTAGATATCACAGATTGTAATCGTCTTCAGAAGATTCCACATGGTCTCTTATCGAGCTTATCTAGTCTTGAAGAGTTGTATATGGAAAATAGTTTTCACATATGGGAACAATCAGCAGCAAAAAGCGAAGATAAGAGGATGGCAAGCCTTGTTGAGGTGATGTCTTTGTCTAATCATTTGAAGGTTTTAGTCATAGTTATACCAGATTTCAACTTCTTTCCAAAAGACTTTTACTTGACAATCCAGACAACAATAAGATTCCACATATCCAACAGAACGTTTCAACCATGGATTATAGCACATATTCCATCTACAAGAACAGGTTGTTATGCATTTGAAAATAAGTTGGATATTGTTCGCAGTGATGCAACGGAATTCATGGAGATTCAAACTGTTCAACTCTTATTTAAGAAATGTGAAGATTTAATCTTGCAAGGGATTAAGAATTTAAAGTATGTCCTCAATGAATTAGACCAAGAGGGATTGCAACACTTAAAAGTTTTAAGAATTTCGGGCTGCCCTGAGATAGAATACCTTGTAAATGGAGCAAGTTGGACTCAACAAACAGCCTTCCCTCTCATCCAATCAATCGAACTCAAGTGGATGCCCGAGCTAAGAGCGATATGCCACGACCAACTTCCACAGAGCTCTTTTATCAACTTAAGATCTCTTGAATTATTGTATTGCCCCGttttaaaatatgtattttctCTATCAGTAGCAAGCAACTTGGTTCAACTCCAAAGCTTACTTGTTGTCCGCTGTCCCCAAATGAAAGAAATCGTCTCAAAGGAGTGGAGGGAACATGAGACCGCATCGGACATCATAGCTTTCCCTAAATTAACAAATTTGACACTCAATTATCTATCTGATGAATTTGTTGGTTTCTATGAAGCCAACAAGCTATACTCCAACCATGAG GATCAAAATGTGGTAGGAACTTCATATGATGAGCATCAATCTTCTAGAAGCTTTGAAAGAGCAGTATTTCCATCAAAGTGCATTTTATGGTTACAAAATCTAGAAGAAGTGAAACTAAAATATTCCAATGTAGATGTGGTCTTTAATCTGAAAGGCCATATGGTTAGGGATGGGCAGGCAGTTCCAGCATTTtctcatttacaaaatttgttCATACGGCCTTCTCGATGTCAACACCTTTGGAAGAACATTCCGCGTGGATTCCAGGGCTTCCAAAACTtaagatatttaaaaatagaagATGGTCGTGATCTCCAGTATGTGTTCCCACATTCAATTGCCAGGCTACTTGTGAATCTTGAAGAGCTCAACATAGCGCAATGCTGGGAAATGGAAACTATAGTCAGATCTGcagatgaaaatgaaaaagaggatCAGACGAGCGTGACTTTGTTTCCCAAACTAAATAGTTTTGATCTAGACGCGCTTCCGAGTCTTGAGAGTCTTTGTCCTGATGCTTCTACTTCTTTATGTTCAACCGCCAAAGTTATGTCTGTGAAAAGCTGCGACAAACTGAAGACATTGGCTTCAGTAATTCCACAGATAAAAAAGTTGGAGAAAGATTCAACAGCTCATCACGAAGATGAAGACGAAGGTATTTCATCAGGATCATGTGGATGTACACCTTATTCATGTGGCCCAATGACCAAACCAACTTCAAGAAGAAATATTGTTCAAATATTGCCACGTCCAGTCAATCAAGAG GTTGCACCAACAAATCTTGAACAAGACTCAGACAATTACGATAATCTAGAACGTCTTTCTGTACAATCTTGTAAGTCATTGGAAGTTGTTTTCCAactt